The following nucleotide sequence is from Allocatelliglobosispora scoriae.
CCGGGTCGAGACCCACGGCGGCAAGGTCATCGTGCCGCCGGAGGACGTGATGGACCAGGGTCGAATGGCGGTCTTCACGGACCCGGCCGGGGCGTTCTTCTCCAGTTGGCAGCCGGCCGCGCACCACGGCGCCGAGCTCGTCGCCGCGGTCGGCGCGATGGCGTGGGTCGAGCTCTCCACGACCGACGCCGCGGCGGCAGCCGCCTTCTATCCCGCGGTCCTGCCGGCGTCGGCCCGCGACATCGAGATGGGGCCGGGCATGACATACACCCTGCTCAACGTCGATGACCACGCCGTGGCCGGGATCATGCAGGTGGAGTCGGAGGCGCCTCGCTGGGGCGTCTACTTCGACGTCGCCGACTGTGACGCCGTGGCGGACCGGGCAATCTCGCTCGGCGCGACCGAGATGCTGCGCGAGGACTCC
It contains:
- a CDS encoding VOC family protein; amino-acid sequence: MTTTFPPGAPNWLDLGTTDVDGARDFYGEIFGWTLVDLGPEAGGYGFFLKDGKQVAGIGPATDADRGTSWSTYFATDDVDAVAARVETHGGKVIVPPEDVMDQGRMAVFTDPAGAFFSSWQPAAHHGAELVAAVGAMAWVELSTTDAAAAAAFYPAVLPASARDIEMGPGMTYTLLNVDDHAVAGIMQVESEAPRWGVYFDVADCDAVADRAISLGATEMLREDSPAGRMATLVDPQGGIFSIIKSNPDFAP